The region CTTGTTGCAATCTATTCTCAGCAGGCAAATAAAATAGTTTTTGATGCAATTAAAAATAATAAGATTAAAGAGCTTTCAGGATATTCTATTTTAGAATCTGAAAAGAGAGTTGGAAATTCAAGAATCGATATTTATTTAGCTAATGAAGATATTGCTTCTGATAGGGAAAATTCTTCTAATCTTATTGATGAAACTTATGTTGAAGTCAAATCCGTTACTTTAATTAAAGATAGTATAGCACAATTTCCTGATGCTCCTACTGAAAGGGGTAGAAAACATTTAGAAGAGTTAATTTCACTTAAAAAAGAAGGTATGAGAGCAGTTGCATTCTTCTTAATCCAGCATCCAAATGGAAATAGTTTTAGACCTAATTGGGAAAATGATCCTGAATTTTCTAAGACTTTGAAAAAAGCATATTCTGAAGGTGTGGAAATTCTTGTTTATAAAACAGAAAATAGATTAGAGGATATTGAATTAGTTGGAAGCTCTTTAGATTTTGATTTAGAAAAATGATTATTGTAATTAATTAATTAATTAATTAGAGGTTGTAAA is a window of Methanobrevibacter olleyae DNA encoding:
- the sfsA gene encoding DNA/RNA nuclease SfsA, producing the protein MTNLVKAIFRNRLNRFIAEVELNGETVKVHLPNTGRCKELLIDGVIVYLKSSDNPNRKTKYSLYLVENNGVLVAIYSQQANKIVFDAIKNNKIKELSGYSILESEKRVGNSRIDIYLANEDIASDRENSSNLIDETYVEVKSVTLIKDSIAQFPDAPTERGRKHLEELISLKKEGMRAVAFFLIQHPNGNSFRPNWENDPEFSKTLKKAYSEGVEILVYKTENRLEDIELVGSSLDFDLEK